A window of the Citrus sinensis cultivar Valencia sweet orange chromosome 9, DVS_A1.0, whole genome shotgun sequence genome harbors these coding sequences:
- the LOC102626556 gene encoding protein FAR1-RELATED SEQUENCE 5-like isoform X2, which translates to MRQDTAVAVSVHNNGAASLDGAISDDSLSLAACTFNSTSSNQFESLLPNSEANTQPLNSDRTFSSYASGDRLFESDVIGRVFSSIEEAETFYFDYAKSIGFSVRKNIMRTNVQGQVTVRRWVCSKEGKRSKKYLEIPDRKKTARPLTRELCRAAFRIRFDHRKGVWVACEWVDTHTHVLVPAVQVQFLRSTRQVSDVDYATASTMYLFGMKPSRIHELMAKCSGGYENVGFTRNDLSNRLYEGRREQMLQTDSETFISLLRGKQDMDPGFYYQYTIDSEGRLSDTFWCDSGMRADFHYFGDVLSFDSTYRTNAYNKPLVLFVGLNHHMRSTVFGFALLSSETEEKYIWLLRTFLSAMDGKMPVSIVTDGDRAMRNAIRTVFPDASHRLCCWHLERNATANISDPNFTSAFKDVMLNYMVDDEFQFKWDQMIGKFHLTNNEWIKKLYADRHMWAETFLRHKFFGGLRSNQRCESMNAYINQYVGGKLMLFEFVMQMEFLISRLRYKEAEDDHRSCHTMPVLITHLQKHYEQQAATIYTRTVFNRVLKELREDGLLYISNCMSDVGRRIYVIKKFKLEDRSWRVVFHEADSKIVCTCHLMQSLGIPCSHSFTVMKAENLSEIPKCMILPRWTKNSKIAQSYLQHFSSKPSMNEAARIGSLTIACRNLIHFAAKTVDRYNDAIQVIHGLTLQAQDVLNTDAFPRASTKGRHVDIIKDPLIIKTKGSTKTTKASVKKRLCGTCQQPGHTKRTCIQYGRVKANCDTDNASLCTDFVSENTFNTTIATTTATLDMSTWGDDISIGTASTEDLSQNNRGGTISPQWHEWWHYNVS; encoded by the exons ATGAGACAAGATACTGCTGTAGCTGTTTCTGTACACAATAATGGTGCCGCTTCCTTGGACGGTGCCATTAGTGATGATTCGTTGTCATTGGCTGCATGTACTTTTAATTCAACATCTTCAAACCAATTTGAATCGTTATTACCCAATTCAGAGGCTAATACCCAACCTTTGAATAGCGATCGTACCTTTTCCTCTTATGCTTCTGGGGATAGGTTATTTGAATCTGATGTAATTGGCAGAGTGTTTTCATCTATAGAAGAAGCCGAAACATTCTACTTCGACTATGCCAAAAGTATTGGCTTCAGTGttcgtaaaaatattatgagaaCCAATGTACAAGGACAGGTGACCGTTAGAAGATGGGTTTGTTCTAAAGAAGGTAAGAGGTCGAAGAAGTATCTCGAAATACCTGATCGAAAAAAGACAGCAAGACCTTTAACACGGGAATTATGTCGGGCTGCTTTTCGCATTCGTTTTGACCATCGCAAAGGTGTTTGGGTTGCTTGTGAATGGGTTGACACCCACACACATGTATTGGTTCCGGCCGTTCAGGTACAATTTCTCCGCTCAACCCGTCAAGTGTCAGATGTTGATTATGCTACTGCTTCAACTATGTACCTCTTTGGTATGAAACCATCTCGTATCCATGAGTTAATGGCTAAATGTTCAGGTGGCTATGAGAATGTTGGGTTCACAAGAAATGATCTGTCCAATCGTTTATATGAGGGCCGTCGAGAGCAAATGCTACAAACTGACTCAGAAACATTCATTTCGCTTTTGCGTGGAAAACAAGATATGGACCCTGGATTCTATTACCAGTATACTATTGATTCTGAAGGCAGGTTATCCGACACATTTTGGTGTGACTCTGGAATGCGAGCAGATTTTCATTACTTTGGTGATGTTCTGTCATTTGATTCTACATATCGCACAAATGCATATAACAAACCACTTGTGTTGTTTGTTGGTTTAAATCATCATATGAGAAGTACTGTGTTTGGCTTTGCTCTACTTTCTAGTGAGactgaagaaaaatatatatggcTTCTTCGCACTTTTTTATCAGCAATGGATGGTAAAATGCCTGTGTCCATTGTCACTGATGGAGATAGAGCAATGCGAAATGCCATCCGAACAGTGTTTCCTGATGCATCTCATAGATTATGCTGTTGGCATCTGGAGCGAAATGCCACTGCAAATATTTCTGACCCAAATTTCACTAGTGCCTTTAAAGATGTTATGTTGAATTACATGGTAGATGATGAGTTTCAATTCAAGTGGGATCAAATGATTGGAAAATTTCATCTGACTAATAATGagtggataaaaaaattgtatgctGATCGACATATGTGGGCTGAAACCTTCTTGAGGCACAAATTTTTTGGTGGGCTACGAAGTAATCAACGGTGTGAGAGTATGAATGCATACATAAATCAATATGTCGGTGGCAAACTTATGTTATTTGAGTTTGTGATGCAAATGGAATTTTTGATTTCACGACTACGTTATAAGGAGGCTGAAGATGACCACCGTTCATGCCACACAATGCCTGTTTTGATCACCCATTTGCAGAAGCATTACGAGCAGCAAGCTGCAACAATATATACTCGCACAGTATTCAATCGTGTTCTTAAAGAACTTCGCGAAGATGGATTGTTATACATATCTAATTGTATGTCAGATGTTGGTCGCCGAATAtatgtgataaaaaaattcaagttggaGGATCGCTCTTGGAGGGTTGTTTTTCACGAAGCAGATTCCAAGATTGTGTGCACATGTCATCTCATGCAGTCACTTGGTATACCATGCAGTCACTCTTTTACTGTAATGAAGGCAGAAAACTTATCTGAGATACCCAAGTGTATGATTTTGCCTCGTTGGacaaaaaattccaaaattgcACAGTCTTATTTGCAACATTTTTCAAGTAAGCCAAGCATGAATGAGGCTGCCCGCATTGGATCTTTAACCATTGCTTGTCGAAACTTGATCCACTTTGCAGCCAAGACGGTTGACCGTTACAATGATGCGATTCAGGTTATTCATGGGCTGACTTTGCAAGCTCAGGATGTATTAAACACTGATGCTTTTCCAAGAGCTTCTACTAAAGGTAGACATGTCGATATTATCAAGGATCCATTGATTATCAAGACCAAGGGTTCAACCAAAACAACCAAGGCATCTGTTAAAAAACGTCTTTGTGGTACTTGTCAGCAACCTGGCCATACAAAGCGAACTTGTATTCAATATGGTAGAGTGAAGGCTAATTGTGACACTGACAATGCAAGTTTATGTACTGACTTTGTTTCTGAAAATACATTCAATACCACGATTGCGACAACAACTGCAACCTTAGACATGTCAACATGGGGTGATGACATATCCATAGGCACAGCCAGCACAGAA GACTTATCACAAAACAATAGAGGTGGCACCATATCACCCCAGTGGCATGAGTGGTGGCATTATAATGTCAG TTAA
- the LOC102626556 gene encoding protein FAR1-RELATED SEQUENCE 5-like isoform X1 — protein sequence MRQDTAVAVSVHNNGAASLDGAISDDSLSLAACTFNSTSSNQFESLLPNSEANTQPLNSDRTFSSYASGDRLFESDVIGRVFSSIEEAETFYFDYAKSIGFSVRKNIMRTNVQGQVTVRRWVCSKEGKRSKKYLEIPDRKKTARPLTRELCRAAFRIRFDHRKGVWVACEWVDTHTHVLVPAVQVQFLRSTRQVSDVDYATASTMYLFGMKPSRIHELMAKCSGGYENVGFTRNDLSNRLYEGRREQMLQTDSETFISLLRGKQDMDPGFYYQYTIDSEGRLSDTFWCDSGMRADFHYFGDVLSFDSTYRTNAYNKPLVLFVGLNHHMRSTVFGFALLSSETEEKYIWLLRTFLSAMDGKMPVSIVTDGDRAMRNAIRTVFPDASHRLCCWHLERNATANISDPNFTSAFKDVMLNYMVDDEFQFKWDQMIGKFHLTNNEWIKKLYADRHMWAETFLRHKFFGGLRSNQRCESMNAYINQYVGGKLMLFEFVMQMEFLISRLRYKEAEDDHRSCHTMPVLITHLQKHYEQQAATIYTRTVFNRVLKELREDGLLYISNCMSDVGRRIYVIKKFKLEDRSWRVVFHEADSKIVCTCHLMQSLGIPCSHSFTVMKAENLSEIPKCMILPRWTKNSKIAQSYLQHFSSKPSMNEAARIGSLTIACRNLIHFAAKTVDRYNDAIQVIHGLTLQAQDVLNTDAFPRASTKGRHVDIIKDPLIIKTKGSTKTTKASVKKRLCGTCQQPGHTKRTCIQYGRVKANCDTDNASLCTDFVSENTFNTTIATTTATLDMSTWGDDISIGTASTEVDHNESFVLPVLNRCDGQSSNDFTFPSQDLSQNNRGGTISPQWHEWWHYNVS from the exons ATGAGACAAGATACTGCTGTAGCTGTTTCTGTACACAATAATGGTGCCGCTTCCTTGGACGGTGCCATTAGTGATGATTCGTTGTCATTGGCTGCATGTACTTTTAATTCAACATCTTCAAACCAATTTGAATCGTTATTACCCAATTCAGAGGCTAATACCCAACCTTTGAATAGCGATCGTACCTTTTCCTCTTATGCTTCTGGGGATAGGTTATTTGAATCTGATGTAATTGGCAGAGTGTTTTCATCTATAGAAGAAGCCGAAACATTCTACTTCGACTATGCCAAAAGTATTGGCTTCAGTGttcgtaaaaatattatgagaaCCAATGTACAAGGACAGGTGACCGTTAGAAGATGGGTTTGTTCTAAAGAAGGTAAGAGGTCGAAGAAGTATCTCGAAATACCTGATCGAAAAAAGACAGCAAGACCTTTAACACGGGAATTATGTCGGGCTGCTTTTCGCATTCGTTTTGACCATCGCAAAGGTGTTTGGGTTGCTTGTGAATGGGTTGACACCCACACACATGTATTGGTTCCGGCCGTTCAGGTACAATTTCTCCGCTCAACCCGTCAAGTGTCAGATGTTGATTATGCTACTGCTTCAACTATGTACCTCTTTGGTATGAAACCATCTCGTATCCATGAGTTAATGGCTAAATGTTCAGGTGGCTATGAGAATGTTGGGTTCACAAGAAATGATCTGTCCAATCGTTTATATGAGGGCCGTCGAGAGCAAATGCTACAAACTGACTCAGAAACATTCATTTCGCTTTTGCGTGGAAAACAAGATATGGACCCTGGATTCTATTACCAGTATACTATTGATTCTGAAGGCAGGTTATCCGACACATTTTGGTGTGACTCTGGAATGCGAGCAGATTTTCATTACTTTGGTGATGTTCTGTCATTTGATTCTACATATCGCACAAATGCATATAACAAACCACTTGTGTTGTTTGTTGGTTTAAATCATCATATGAGAAGTACTGTGTTTGGCTTTGCTCTACTTTCTAGTGAGactgaagaaaaatatatatggcTTCTTCGCACTTTTTTATCAGCAATGGATGGTAAAATGCCTGTGTCCATTGTCACTGATGGAGATAGAGCAATGCGAAATGCCATCCGAACAGTGTTTCCTGATGCATCTCATAGATTATGCTGTTGGCATCTGGAGCGAAATGCCACTGCAAATATTTCTGACCCAAATTTCACTAGTGCCTTTAAAGATGTTATGTTGAATTACATGGTAGATGATGAGTTTCAATTCAAGTGGGATCAAATGATTGGAAAATTTCATCTGACTAATAATGagtggataaaaaaattgtatgctGATCGACATATGTGGGCTGAAACCTTCTTGAGGCACAAATTTTTTGGTGGGCTACGAAGTAATCAACGGTGTGAGAGTATGAATGCATACATAAATCAATATGTCGGTGGCAAACTTATGTTATTTGAGTTTGTGATGCAAATGGAATTTTTGATTTCACGACTACGTTATAAGGAGGCTGAAGATGACCACCGTTCATGCCACACAATGCCTGTTTTGATCACCCATTTGCAGAAGCATTACGAGCAGCAAGCTGCAACAATATATACTCGCACAGTATTCAATCGTGTTCTTAAAGAACTTCGCGAAGATGGATTGTTATACATATCTAATTGTATGTCAGATGTTGGTCGCCGAATAtatgtgataaaaaaattcaagttggaGGATCGCTCTTGGAGGGTTGTTTTTCACGAAGCAGATTCCAAGATTGTGTGCACATGTCATCTCATGCAGTCACTTGGTATACCATGCAGTCACTCTTTTACTGTAATGAAGGCAGAAAACTTATCTGAGATACCCAAGTGTATGATTTTGCCTCGTTGGacaaaaaattccaaaattgcACAGTCTTATTTGCAACATTTTTCAAGTAAGCCAAGCATGAATGAGGCTGCCCGCATTGGATCTTTAACCATTGCTTGTCGAAACTTGATCCACTTTGCAGCCAAGACGGTTGACCGTTACAATGATGCGATTCAGGTTATTCATGGGCTGACTTTGCAAGCTCAGGATGTATTAAACACTGATGCTTTTCCAAGAGCTTCTACTAAAGGTAGACATGTCGATATTATCAAGGATCCATTGATTATCAAGACCAAGGGTTCAACCAAAACAACCAAGGCATCTGTTAAAAAACGTCTTTGTGGTACTTGTCAGCAACCTGGCCATACAAAGCGAACTTGTATTCAATATGGTAGAGTGAAGGCTAATTGTGACACTGACAATGCAAGTTTATGTACTGACTTTGTTTCTGAAAATACATTCAATACCACGATTGCGACAACAACTGCAACCTTAGACATGTCAACATGGGGTGATGACATATCCATAGGCACAGCCAGCACAGAAGTAGACCATAACGAAAGCTTTGTATTGCCTGTTTTGAATAGGTGTGATGGACAAAGCTCTAACGATTTTACCTTTCCCTCACAGGACTTATCACAAAACAATAGAGGTGGCACCATATCACCCCAGTGGCATGAGTGGTGGCATTATAATGTCAG TTAA